In Nocardioides sp. W7, the genomic stretch ACCTGGGCCACCGACGCGGGCGTCACGGTCCGGGCAGGACGGGCGGACTCCAGGCCGGACCAGTTGCTCCACTCCACGAGGCGGAGACTAGTCCTCTCGCGGCAGGACGAGGGCGGCCAGGGCGGCCAGCAGGCCCGCCCCCGCGCTGACCAGGTACGCCGGCGACGCGCCCGCGTGGTCGACCACGAAGCCGCTGATCACCGCGCCCGGAGCCACCCCGGCGACCAGGCCGGTCTGCATGATGGCCAGACCCTCCGTCATCCGGGCGCGCGGCACGACCTGCTCGGTGAGCGACATGGTGGCGATCAGGGTGGGGGCGATCGCGACCCCGCCGACCAGCAGCAGCGCGCCGAGCAGGGGCACGGAGTCGACGAGGAACAGCGGCACCATCGCCGTGGCCATCCCGAGGGCGCCGACCCGCACGCGGTACGACGGCCCGCGCCGCCAGGTCACGGCGCCGGTGACGGCGCCGGCCACCAGGCTCCCGAGCGCCCAGAGGGCGAGCAGGGGGCCGGCGTACGACGCTGCTCCGTGCTCGTCCGCGAACGCCACGGTGGTGACCTCGGCCGATCCGAACAGCACGCCCAGGCCGAGGCTGACGACGGCGAGCGGCACCACCGTGCGCCAGGGCATCCGGGGCCGGGGACCGGTCTCCGCGTCGTGGGCGTGCCTCGGCGGCTCGGTCGCCGGCTGACCGGCGAGCCCGACGCTGCCGACCACGCAGGCCACCACGGCGACGCCGAGCCCGAGCACCGGGTCCACGGTGGTCGCCAGCAGCGTGACCAGGATCGGGCCGAGGATGAAGACGGTCTCGTCGGCCACGCCCTCGAGGGCGAACGCCGTCTGCAGGTCCCGCGGGTCGTCGAGCACGTACGACCAGCGGGCCCGCACGCACGAGCCGACCTGGGGGAGCGAGGCACCGGCCAGCCCCGCGCAGAGGTACGTGGCCGCCGCCGGCCAGTCGGTCCGCACCGCGAGCACGAGCAGCACCATCGAGACCGCGAACAGCCCGCTCGCCACGGCCAGCACCCGGCCCTGCCCGAGCCGGTCCAGCAGCCGGCCCTGACCGATCGCGAGGACGGCGTTCGCGACCGTGTAGGCCGCGGTGACGGTGCCGGCGATGCCGTAGGAGCCGGAGACGTCCTCGACCAGCAGCACGATGCCGAGGCCGACCATCGAGATCGGGAGCCGACCCACGAGGCCGGCCAGGCTGAACCGTGCGGTCCCGGGTCTCGCGAGCACCCGACGGTAGGAGGTGATGACGGCCATGGCACAGGCAACGTATGGCGGGGATCCGGGAGGGGCCAATTCACCGTCGCTCCCTACGATTGGCGGCATGCCTCCCGACGCCGCGCCGTACGACGCCCTGCTCCTGGTCTCCTTCGGCGGGCCCGAGGCGCCCGAGGACGTCGTGCCGTTCCTGGAGAACGTCACCCGGGGCCGGGGGATCCCGCGCGAGCGGCTCGAGCAGGTCGGCGAGCACTACTTCCTGTTCGGCGGGAAGTCGCCGATCAACGACCAGAACCGCGCCTTCCTCACCGGGCTGCGCGCCGACCTCGCCGAGTCCGGCCTCGACCTGCCGGTCTACTGGGGCAACCGCAACTGGGACCCGTACCTGGCCGACACGCTGGCGCAGATGGCCGCCGACGGGGTGACCCGGGCGGCCTGCTTCGTGACGAGCGCCTACTCGTCGTACTCCAGCTGCCGGCAGTACCGCGAGAACCTGTACGACGCCGTGCAGGACGTCGAGGGCGCCCCGCGGCTGGACAAGCTGCGCCACTACTTCAACCAC encodes the following:
- a CDS encoding MFS transporter → MAVITSYRRVLARPGTARFSLAGLVGRLPISMVGLGIVLLVEDVSGSYGIAGTVTAAYTVANAVLAIGQGRLLDRLGQGRVLAVASGLFAVSMVLLVLAVRTDWPAAATYLCAGLAGASLPQVGSCVRARWSYVLDDPRDLQTAFALEGVADETVFILGPILVTLLATTVDPVLGLGVAVVACVVGSVGLAGQPATEPPRHAHDAETGPRPRMPWRTVVPLAVVSLGLGVLFGSAEVTTVAFADEHGAASYAGPLLALWALGSLVAGAVTGAVTWRRGPSYRVRVGALGMATAMVPLFLVDSVPLLGALLLVGGVAIAPTLIATMSLTEQVVPRARMTEGLAIMQTGLVAGVAPGAVISGFVVDHAGASPAYLVSAGAGLLAALAALVLPRED